A genome region from Dickeya dadantii NCPPB 898 includes the following:
- a CDS encoding MBL fold metallo-hydrolase, with product MTLLKPLAVFCLSLSLVPAFANAEAVAQVKTQPGYYRIMVGQYEITALSDGTNTMPMDKLLTRTPREKIVSLLEASYLKPQVETSINAFLINTGKNLILVDSGTGALGGKTTGKTLANLKAAGYQPAQVDTVLVTHLHADHFGGLVSDGKLVYPNATIYVNQKDTDFWLSPDNLKKAPQDKKAGFERVQDVFRHIREAGKLKTFTDHQSLPAGITAVPTPGHTPGHTAFLVNSESQKMLLWGDIVHAEAVQMPLPDTAIAFDSDSEQAVRTRDALLKETVKQGYWVAGAHLPFPGIGHVAAQHDASGKTNGYRWLPVNYSLSGL from the coding sequence ATGACGTTATTGAAACCCCTTGCTGTTTTCTGTTTGTCATTATCTCTGGTTCCGGCGTTCGCCAACGCCGAAGCGGTCGCGCAGGTCAAAACCCAGCCTGGGTATTACCGCATCATGGTCGGACAATATGAAATTACCGCGTTGTCCGACGGCACCAACACCATGCCGATGGACAAGCTGCTCACCCGCACCCCACGGGAGAAAATCGTCAGTCTGCTGGAAGCCAGCTACCTGAAACCGCAGGTGGAAACCTCCATCAACGCGTTTCTGATCAATACCGGCAAAAACCTGATTCTGGTCGACAGCGGCACCGGCGCGCTGGGCGGAAAAACCACCGGTAAAACGCTGGCCAACCTGAAAGCGGCCGGGTACCAACCGGCACAGGTCGATACCGTACTGGTGACCCACCTGCATGCCGATCACTTCGGCGGGCTGGTCAGCGACGGCAAGCTGGTGTATCCCAACGCCACCATTTACGTGAATCAGAAAGACACCGATTTCTGGCTGAGCCCGGATAATCTGAAAAAAGCGCCGCAGGATAAAAAAGCCGGATTTGAGCGGGTGCAGGACGTGTTCCGCCACATCCGCGAAGCCGGCAAACTCAAGACCTTCACCGACCATCAGTCACTGCCTGCCGGCATTACCGCGGTGCCTACGCCAGGCCATACCCCCGGCCATACCGCTTTTCTGGTCAACAGCGAGAGTCAGAAAATGCTGCTGTGGGGCGACATCGTGCACGCCGAAGCGGTACAAATGCCGTTGCCGGACACCGCCATCGCGTTTGACTCCGATAGCGAGCAGGCGGTTCGCACCCGCGATGCATTGCTGAAAGAGACGGTGAAACAGGGTTACTGGGTGGCGGGCGCACACCTGCCGTTCCCCGGCATCGGCCACGTCGCGGCACAGCACGACGCCAGCGGCAAAACCAACGGCTATCGTTGGCTACCGGTCAATTACAGCCTGTCGGGGCTGTGA
- a CDS encoding MFS transporter, translating to MKTRKIGLANYLAYGSGDFLGAGTTALTAGWLLYFYTTFCGLTPIEATFIFAMARVLDAVVSPLMGFLTDNFGSTWLGKRFGRRKFFILLGIPCVFSYSLMWVGHMDYWYYLITYLLFDVIYTMVLVPYETLVPEMTDDFKQKTKFSGARIALAQLSAILAAFLPGILLGYFGKDNVVSFFYSSLVFSVICACVLTLVYFFTWERPRDQMSEASLRAEKERQSLTLGQSLKRLNIELLSTLRIRIFRQHLGMYLGGYIAQDVFNAVFTYYVVFVLMQSPTMASNLMGTMATLQFISVIAMIPLCIKFGPAPSYRMVVCLFGLSALSYGFLYYSGMHSAFSLLLLVSGLAGLGRGGINYVPWNTYTYIADVDEVITAQRREGIFAGIMTLTRKASQAGAVMLVGIVLQLSGFVSGQSVQAPGVSHTILMVLCFGTVGVLALGFLVSLRFKLNLQTHEVLRQETAKMREAGRIVPEKVTPEARATVEMLAGMPYESLWGNNNIGYLNRHKAPARSMTGRTPHHGVH from the coding sequence ATGAAAACACGTAAGATTGGGCTGGCGAATTACCTGGCCTACGGTTCCGGTGATTTCCTCGGGGCCGGCACCACGGCGCTCACCGCCGGCTGGCTGCTCTATTTTTACACCACCTTTTGCGGCCTGACGCCCATCGAGGCGACCTTTATTTTTGCCATGGCCAGGGTACTGGATGCGGTGGTCAGCCCGCTGATGGGGTTCCTGACCGATAACTTCGGCTCTACCTGGCTGGGCAAACGCTTCGGGCGCCGCAAGTTCTTTATTCTGCTCGGTATTCCCTGTGTCTTCAGCTACAGCCTGATGTGGGTCGGCCACATGGATTACTGGTACTACCTGATTACCTACCTGCTGTTTGACGTCATCTACACCATGGTGCTGGTGCCGTATGAAACGCTGGTGCCGGAAATGACCGATGATTTCAAACAGAAGACCAAGTTCTCCGGCGCGCGTATCGCGCTGGCGCAGCTGTCGGCGATTCTGGCGGCGTTTCTGCCCGGTATCTTGTTGGGATATTTCGGCAAGGACAATGTGGTGTCCTTCTTCTACTCCAGTCTGGTGTTCTCGGTGATCTGCGCCTGCGTGCTGACGCTGGTGTACTTCTTCACTTGGGAGCGGCCACGCGACCAGATGTCGGAAGCGTCGTTGCGGGCGGAAAAAGAGCGCCAGTCGCTGACGCTGGGGCAGAGCCTCAAACGCCTCAACATTGAACTGTTGTCCACGCTGCGTATCCGTATCTTCCGCCAGCATCTGGGGATGTATCTGGGCGGTTACATCGCACAGGACGTGTTCAACGCGGTCTTCACCTACTACGTGGTATTCGTGCTGATGCAAAGCCCGACGATGGCGTCCAACCTGATGGGCACCATGGCGACCCTGCAATTTATCTCGGTGATTGCGATGATCCCGCTGTGCATCAAGTTCGGCCCGGCGCCGTCCTATCGCATGGTGGTTTGCCTGTTCGGTCTGAGCGCGCTCTCCTATGGTTTCCTGTACTACAGCGGCATGCATTCGGCGTTCTCGCTACTGCTGCTGGTGTCCGGTTTGGCCGGTTTGGGCCGCGGCGGCATCAACTATGTGCCATGGAATACCTATACCTACATCGCTGATGTGGATGAAGTCATCACCGCCCAGCGCCGTGAAGGGATCTTCGCCGGCATTATGACCCTGACTCGTAAAGCCTCGCAGGCCGGCGCGGTAATGCTGGTGGGCATCGTGCTGCAACTGTCCGGTTTTGTCTCCGGCCAGAGCGTGCAGGCACCGGGCGTCAGCCACACTATTTTGATGGTGCTGTGCTTCGGGACGGTCGGGGTGCTGGCATTAGGCTTCCTGGTATCTCTGCGCTTCAAACTGAATTTGCAGACGCATGAAGTGCTGCGCCAGGAAACGGCGAAAATGCGTGAGGCAGGCCGCATCGTACCGGAAAAAGTCACGCCGGAAGCCCGTGCCACGGTGGAAATGCTGGCCGGTATGCCGTACGAATCCCTGTGGGGGAACAACAACATTGGTTATCTCAATCGCCACAAGGCACCGGCCCGGTCGATGACCGGCAGAACGCCTCACCACGGTGTGCATTGA
- the eno gene encoding phosphopyruvate hydratase has protein sequence MSKIVKVIGREIIDSRGNPTVEAEVHLEGGFVGLAAAPSGASTGSREALELRDGDKSRFLGKGVTKAVAAVNGPIAQAVLGKDAKDQAAIDKIMIDLDGTENKSNFGANAILAVSLAAAKAAAASKGLPLYAHIAELNGTPGKYSMPLPMMNIINGGEHADNNVDIQEFMIQPVGAKTVKEAIRMGSEVFHNLAKVLKSKGMSTAVGDEGGYAPNLGSNAEALAVIAEAVKAAGYELGKDITLAMDCAASEFYKDGKYVLAGEGNKAFTSEEFTHFLEDLTKQYPIVSIEDGLDESDWAGFAYQTKVLGDKIQLVGDDLFVTNTKILKEGIEKGIANSILIKFNQIGSLTETLAAIKMAKDAGYTAVISHRSGETEDATIADLAVGTAAGQIKTGSMSRSDRVAKYNQLIRIEEALGDSAPFNGLKEVKGQA, from the coding sequence ATGTCCAAAATCGTTAAAGTCATTGGCCGTGAAATCATCGACTCACGCGGAAACCCGACCGTTGAAGCGGAAGTGCATCTGGAAGGTGGTTTCGTTGGTCTGGCTGCCGCACCGTCAGGCGCGTCCACCGGCTCCCGCGAAGCGCTGGAACTGCGTGACGGCGACAAATCCCGTTTCCTGGGCAAAGGCGTGACCAAAGCGGTTGCCGCGGTAAACGGCCCGATCGCACAGGCTGTTCTGGGCAAAGACGCCAAGGATCAGGCTGCCATCGACAAGATCATGATCGATCTGGACGGCACTGAAAACAAATCCAACTTCGGCGCCAACGCCATTCTGGCCGTTTCTCTGGCTGCGGCTAAAGCCGCTGCTGCGTCAAAAGGCCTGCCGCTGTATGCTCACATCGCTGAACTGAACGGCACCCCGGGCAAATACTCCATGCCGTTGCCGATGATGAACATCATCAACGGTGGCGAGCACGCCGACAACAACGTCGACATCCAGGAATTCATGATTCAGCCGGTTGGCGCGAAAACGGTTAAAGAAGCCATCCGTATGGGTTCTGAAGTGTTCCACAACCTGGCGAAAGTACTGAAATCCAAAGGCATGAGCACTGCGGTGGGTGACGAAGGCGGCTATGCGCCGAACCTGGGTTCCAACGCCGAAGCGCTGGCGGTTATCGCTGAAGCGGTGAAAGCAGCCGGTTACGAGCTGGGCAAAGACATCACGCTGGCGATGGACTGCGCCGCATCTGAATTCTACAAAGACGGTAAATACGTTCTGGCCGGCGAAGGCAACAAAGCGTTCACCTCTGAAGAATTCACCCACTTCCTGGAAGACCTGACCAAACAGTACCCGATCGTGTCTATCGAAGACGGTCTGGATGAATCTGACTGGGCTGGCTTCGCTTACCAGACCAAAGTGCTGGGCGACAAAATCCAGCTGGTTGGCGACGATCTGTTCGTAACCAACACCAAGATCCTGAAAGAAGGCATCGAGAAAGGCATCGCTAACTCCATCCTGATCAAATTCAACCAGATCGGTTCTCTGACCGAAACGCTGGCTGCAATTAAAATGGCGAAAGACGCTGGCTATACGGCGGTTATTTCTCACCGTTCAGGCGAAACTGAAGATGCAACCATCGCCGACCTGGCGGTAGGTACTGCAGCAGGCCAGATCAAAACCGGTTCCATGAGCCGTTCTGACCGCGTTGCTAAGTACAACCAGCTGATCCGTATCGAAGAAGCGCTGGGTGACTCTGCACCGTTCAACGGTCTGAAAGAAGTGAAAGGCCAGGCGTAA
- the pyrG gene encoding glutamine hydrolyzing CTP synthase gives MTTNYIFVTGGVVSSLGKGIAAASLAAILEARGLNVTIMKLDPYINVDPGTMSPTQHGEVFVTEDGAETDLDLGHYERFIRTKMTRRNNFTTGRIYSDVLRKERRGDYLGATIQVIPHITNAIKERIIEGGEGHDVVLVEIGGTVGDIESLPFLEAIRQMAVEVGREHTLFMHLTLVPYMAAAGEVKTKPTQHSVKELLSIGIQPDVLICRSDRTVPANERAKIALFCNVPEKAVISLKDIDSIYKIPALLKSQGLDDYICKRFSLNCPEANLSEWEQVIYEEANPGGEVTIGMIGKYVELPDAYKSVIEALKHGGLKNRLTVNIKLIDSQDVETRGVDVLKGLDAILVPGGFGYRGVEGKIMAARYARENNIPYLGICLGMQVALMEFARNVVGMEGANSTEFVPDCKYPVVALITEWRDADGNIEVRSEDGDLGGTMRVGGQQCHLTEGSLVRQMYGEPTIIERHRHRYEVNNMLLKQIEAAGLRVAGVSADRKLVEIIEIPDHPWFVACQFHPEFTSTPRDGHPLFAGFVKAAGAYQKRQVK, from the coding sequence ATGACAACTAATTATATTTTTGTGACCGGCGGGGTCGTATCCTCTCTGGGTAAAGGCATTGCCGCAGCCTCTCTCGCGGCTATTCTCGAAGCCCGTGGCCTCAACGTGACCATCATGAAACTGGACCCGTATATCAATGTGGATCCGGGCACGATGAGCCCGACGCAGCACGGCGAAGTGTTCGTCACCGAAGATGGCGCCGAAACCGATCTCGACTTGGGTCATTACGAGCGTTTTATTCGCACAAAGATGACGCGCCGCAATAACTTCACCACCGGACGCATTTATTCTGACGTTCTGCGCAAGGAGCGTCGGGGCGATTATCTGGGGGCGACCATTCAGGTTATCCCGCACATCACCAACGCCATTAAAGAACGCATTATCGAAGGCGGCGAAGGCCACGACGTGGTGCTAGTGGAAATCGGCGGTACGGTCGGCGATATCGAATCGCTGCCGTTCCTTGAAGCGATTCGCCAGATGGCGGTGGAAGTGGGCCGCGAGCACACCCTGTTCATGCATCTGACGCTGGTGCCGTACATGGCGGCGGCGGGTGAAGTGAAAACCAAGCCGACTCAGCACTCCGTGAAAGAACTGCTGTCCATCGGTATCCAGCCTGATGTGTTGATCTGCCGTTCCGACCGTACTGTGCCGGCTAACGAACGCGCGAAAATCGCGCTGTTCTGCAACGTACCGGAAAAAGCGGTCATCTCGTTGAAGGACATTGATTCCATTTATAAAATTCCAGCGCTATTGAAATCTCAGGGTCTGGACGATTATATTTGTAAACGATTCAGCTTAAACTGTCCGGAAGCAAACCTGTCAGAGTGGGAACAGGTTATTTACGAAGAAGCCAATCCGGGCGGCGAAGTGACCATCGGCATGATCGGCAAGTATGTGGAACTGCCGGATGCTTACAAATCAGTGATTGAAGCGCTGAAGCATGGCGGTCTGAAGAACCGCCTGACGGTCAACATCAAGCTCATCGATTCGCAGGACGTGGAAACGCGCGGCGTCGATGTGCTGAAAGGGTTGGACGCGATTCTGGTACCGGGCGGCTTCGGCTACCGCGGGGTGGAAGGGAAAATCATGGCGGCGCGCTATGCCCGCGAGAACAACATCCCGTATCTTGGCATCTGCCTGGGTATGCAGGTGGCGCTGATGGAGTTCGCCCGCAATGTCGTCGGTATGGAAGGCGCTAACTCCACCGAGTTTGTGCCAGACTGTAAATACCCGGTAGTGGCGCTGATTACCGAATGGCGTGACGCCGACGGTAATATCGAGGTGCGCAGCGAAGACGGCGATCTCGGCGGCACTATGCGCGTAGGCGGGCAGCAGTGCCATTTGACCGAAGGCAGCTTGGTGCGTCAGATGTACGGTGAACCGACGATCATTGAGCGTCACCGCCACCGTTATGAAGTCAACAATATGCTGTTGAAACAGATTGAGGCCGCGGGGCTGCGTGTTGCTGGCGTCTCCGCCGACCGCAAGCTGGTGGAAATTATCGAAATCCCTGATCATCCGTGGTTTGTGGCCTGTCAGTTCCATCCGGAATTCACCTCCACGCCGCGTGACGGACACCCGCTGTTCGCCGGCTTTGTGAAAGCCGCCGGGGCGTACCAGAAACGTCAGGTGAAGTAA
- a CDS encoding ABC transporter substrate-binding protein yields the protein MTYSVIGRRARRFSAALLACLLAGSALADAAPTRTVHYYGDRTVEVPARVERIATSWNAQNSIIAMLGYGDRIVATTKIVRDTPLFRQFVPSIAQAALASRNGDMGINSEVLVAMRAQVLFVPQSTPLPEADTLGKAGIRVVALRYNSLAAMVERTLITGEILGPDALARAHDFAAYYQDNVRRVSDVIQRIPPEQRLKVYHAVGDPLTTSGRPSLNQDWLDLGGAINVAEPWFHQAGVSTAPVSLEQIVQAEPDVIITMRASDAAAIRQDPQWQTLKAVRQGRVYANPQGMFWWCRETSEQALQFLWLAKTLYPQQMQHIDMEKETHDFYQRFYGFDLSAEQVDRILHPR from the coding sequence ATGACTTATTCTGTTATTGGCCGCCGCGCGCGGCGTTTTTCGGCGGCGTTGCTCGCTTGCCTGCTGGCTGGCTCGGCGCTGGCGGATGCCGCACCGACAAGAACGGTGCATTACTACGGTGATCGTACGGTTGAGGTGCCCGCTCGGGTAGAACGTATCGCCACGTCCTGGAACGCGCAGAATTCGATTATCGCCATGCTGGGCTATGGCGATCGCATTGTTGCTACCACCAAAATAGTGCGCGATACGCCGTTGTTCCGTCAGTTTGTGCCGTCGATCGCGCAGGCCGCCTTGGCGTCGCGCAACGGCGATATGGGCATTAACAGTGAAGTACTGGTGGCTATGCGCGCGCAAGTCTTGTTTGTGCCGCAAAGTACGCCGCTGCCGGAGGCCGATACGCTGGGCAAGGCGGGGATCCGCGTGGTGGCGCTGCGCTATAACTCGCTGGCGGCGATGGTGGAACGCACTCTGATTACCGGGGAGATTTTGGGGCCTGATGCGTTAGCGCGCGCCCACGATTTCGCGGCGTATTATCAGGACAACGTGCGGCGCGTTAGTGACGTCATACAACGTATTCCGCCTGAACAGCGGCTCAAGGTCTATCATGCCGTGGGTGATCCGCTTACTACGTCGGGTCGCCCCTCCCTCAATCAGGATTGGCTGGATCTCGGTGGGGCGATCAACGTCGCGGAACCCTGGTTTCACCAGGCGGGTGTCAGTACGGCGCCAGTCTCCCTTGAGCAGATCGTGCAGGCCGAGCCAGATGTGATTATCACCATGCGGGCAAGCGATGCGGCGGCGATCCGTCAGGATCCGCAGTGGCAAACGCTAAAGGCCGTCCGGCAAGGGCGGGTGTATGCCAATCCGCAGGGGATGTTCTGGTGGTGCAGGGAAACGTCCGAGCAGGCGTTGCAGTTTCTGTGGCTGGCGAAAACGCTCTACCCGCAGCAAATGCAACATATCGATATGGAAAAGGAGACCCACGACTTCTACCAGCGCTTCTATGGCTTTGACCTGAGTGCTGAGCAGGTTGATCGTATTCTGCATCCGCGTTAA
- the queE gene encoding 7-carboxy-7-deazaguanine synthase QueE: MLYPINEMFQTLQGEGFFTGVPAVFIRLQGCPVGCSWCDTKHTWEKRPERQISLAEVLVKSGESDAWSGSSAGDLIQQIARQGYTARHVVITGGEPCIHDLTPLTQALEQQGFSTQIETSGTHEVRCSPNCWVTVSPKVNMRGGLAVLDQALQRANEIKHPVARERDIEALDALLARLDDDKARVVALQPISQKDDATRLCIETCIARNWRLSMQTHKYLNIA, translated from the coding sequence ATGCTTTACCCGATTAACGAAATGTTCCAGACCCTGCAGGGCGAAGGTTTTTTCACCGGCGTCCCGGCGGTGTTTATCCGTTTGCAAGGGTGCCCGGTGGGGTGTAGCTGGTGCGATACCAAACACACTTGGGAAAAACGGCCGGAGCGGCAGATTTCGCTGGCGGAAGTGCTGGTTAAAAGCGGGGAGAGCGACGCCTGGAGCGGTTCCAGCGCCGGAGATCTGATACAGCAGATAGCGCGGCAGGGATACACTGCCAGGCATGTGGTGATTACCGGCGGCGAGCCTTGTATCCACGATCTGACGCCGCTGACGCAGGCGCTGGAACAACAAGGGTTCAGCACCCAGATTGAAACCAGCGGCACCCATGAGGTGCGTTGTTCACCCAACTGCTGGGTGACGGTTTCCCCCAAAGTGAATATGCGCGGCGGTCTGGCGGTGTTGGATCAGGCGTTGCAGCGGGCGAATGAAATCAAGCATCCGGTGGCGCGTGAGCGGGATATCGAAGCGCTGGATGCGTTGCTGGCGAGGTTGGATGACGACAAGGCGCGGGTGGTGGCGCTACAGCCGATAAGCCAAAAGGACGACGCCACCCGGCTGTGCATTGAAACCTGCATCGCCCGCAACTGGCGTTTATCGATGCAGACCCACAAATACCTCAATATTGCCTGA
- the bglB gene encoding beta-galactosidase BglB translates to MTIFPVKHSALLRQPEYFISRDDLKALICRVTDNLINIEDKTGEFLLRLDDGRVIDTKGWAGWEWTHGIGLYGIYQYYRQTGDERMRAIIDDWFTARLAEGTPTKNVNTVCPFLTLAYRYEETGDSRWLPYLERWAEWVMYDMPRTHKDGLQHIVYNSENTDQLWDDTLMMSVLPLAKIGKLLNRPEFVEEATYQFLLHVQYLMDRQSGLWFHGWTFDGNHSFAQARWARGNSWLTIVIPEFIELLDLPEHNATRRFLIQVLESQVEALAKYQDDSGLWHTLLDDPTSYLESSATAGFAYGILKAVRKRYIDRRYAEVAEKAMRGVVANISENGELLNVSFGTAMGKELDYYRQIPLTSMPYGQAMAILCLSEYLRVYL, encoded by the coding sequence ATGACCATTTTCCCTGTGAAACATAGCGCACTGCTGCGCCAGCCCGAATACTTCATCTCCCGGGACGATTTAAAAGCGTTGATTTGCCGGGTGACCGACAATTTGATCAACATTGAGGATAAAACCGGCGAATTCCTGTTGCGGCTGGACGACGGCCGGGTAATTGATACCAAGGGCTGGGCCGGCTGGGAATGGACGCACGGCATCGGGCTGTACGGCATCTATCAGTATTATCGCCAGACCGGCGACGAGCGGATGCGCGCTATCATCGATGACTGGTTCACCGCCCGGCTGGCCGAAGGGACGCCGACCAAAAACGTCAACACGGTATGTCCGTTCCTGACGCTGGCCTACCGTTATGAAGAAACCGGCGACAGCCGTTGGCTGCCGTATCTCGAACGTTGGGCTGAATGGGTGATGTACGACATGCCGCGTACCCACAAAGACGGTTTGCAGCATATCGTCTACAACAGCGAAAACACCGATCAACTGTGGGACGACACGTTGATGATGAGCGTGCTGCCGCTGGCGAAAATCGGCAAGCTGCTCAACCGCCCCGAGTTTGTCGAAGAAGCCACCTACCAGTTCCTGCTGCACGTGCAGTACCTGATGGATCGTCAGAGCGGCCTGTGGTTCCACGGCTGGACCTTCGACGGCAACCACAGTTTTGCGCAGGCGCGCTGGGCGCGCGGCAACAGCTGGCTGACCATTGTAATCCCGGAATTCATCGAATTGCTGGATCTGCCTGAACACAACGCCACCCGCCGTTTTCTGATTCAGGTGCTGGAAAGCCAGGTGGAAGCGCTGGCGAAGTACCAGGACGACAGCGGCCTGTGGCACACCCTGCTGGATGACCCCACCTCTTATCTGGAAAGCTCCGCTACCGCCGGGTTTGCCTACGGCATCCTCAAAGCGGTGCGTAAGCGCTACATTGACCGTCGCTACGCCGAGGTGGCGGAAAAGGCGATGCGCGGCGTGGTGGCGAATATCAGCGAGAACGGGGAATTGCTGAACGTGTCCTTCGGAACGGCGATGGGCAAGGAACTGGACTATTACCGCCAGATTCCGCTGACCTCAATGCCGTACGGTCAGGCGATGGCGATTCTGTGCCTGTCGGAGTATTTGCGCGTTTATCTGTAA
- a CDS encoding TonB-dependent receptor, with product MTMQKWKNSIHCLVPALMAVSFSTWSAEGGAKLDDDKSADVLVVTAKPTDASPYPAGAGMNTNAVEIGPLGKRDRVDSPYSTTTVTSAMIANQQAKNVNDLLKYSASAQMQARGGIDVGRPQSRGMQGDVLANSRLDGLNIISTTAFPVEMLERLDVINSLTGALYGPASPAGQFNFVQKRPTAQTLNRVTVGYSSKGAASGHADLGGHVGENDRFGYRINLLHDEGEGSVSDSTLRRRLASVALDWNLSPDTVLEFNASEYRFKKMGYAGGFSYGPNVQLPSAPDVSRKGFGQSYAGLDLVTKTVSTRLKHYFNNDWVITGGVGYQTADRGMRTLTHSITDNQGSLRTTLTQPYSAGRFRVLSNTLQLNGHIDTGGLSHDVVFSTTGFQWTNYAALGSSNRYLLGNSTIDAPGGFNDPSDGRFYAGSGRYKDSRSTQQAVTVGDTVAFNDRWSAMGVVSQSWIASRSYGDNSDIQHDTGTSPTVSLMYKVLPNVMTYVAYADSLEQGGVAPTGAANEGQVLKPYRSTQYEAGVKSQWGSVNLNAALFRLERPFAYTNAVDNIYKEQGKQVNNGLELMADGEVWDGLHLFGSMTLLDPKLKETALAETRNKRVVGVPKFQANLLAEYSHPAHPALVYQANLHYTGKRAANDTNTSWAAGVTTLDLGARYGFKLHDKKAALRVMVNNVTNERYWASIFPGSTDGNNGSASAFLGEPREIRASLSVDW from the coding sequence ATGACAATGCAGAAATGGAAAAACAGCATTCATTGTCTGGTGCCTGCTTTGATGGCTGTTTCTTTTTCTACCTGGTCCGCCGAGGGCGGCGCGAAACTGGATGATGATAAATCGGCGGATGTGCTGGTAGTCACGGCCAAACCCACAGACGCCTCTCCGTATCCGGCCGGGGCTGGGATGAACACCAATGCCGTCGAGATTGGGCCGCTAGGCAAGCGTGACCGCGTCGACTCGCCGTATTCCACCACCACGGTGACCTCTGCGATGATCGCCAACCAGCAGGCGAAAAATGTCAACGATCTGCTGAAATACAGCGCCTCGGCGCAGATGCAGGCACGCGGCGGCATTGATGTCGGCCGTCCGCAAAGCCGCGGTATGCAAGGGGATGTGCTGGCGAACAGTCGCCTCGATGGGCTCAATATCATCTCCACCACCGCCTTTCCTGTTGAGATGCTGGAGCGGCTGGATGTGATCAACAGCCTGACGGGGGCGCTTTATGGCCCCGCCAGCCCGGCCGGGCAGTTTAATTTTGTGCAGAAAAGACCCACGGCGCAAACCTTGAACCGCGTTACCGTCGGTTACTCCAGCAAAGGCGCCGCTTCAGGTCACGCCGATCTGGGGGGACACGTCGGGGAAAACGATCGGTTTGGTTATCGCATCAACCTGCTGCATGATGAAGGCGAGGGTAGCGTTAGCGACAGTACGCTGCGTCGCCGTCTGGCCAGCGTGGCGCTGGATTGGAACCTCTCCCCGGATACGGTACTGGAATTTAATGCCAGCGAATATCGCTTCAAGAAGATGGGCTATGCCGGCGGCTTTTCCTATGGACCGAACGTCCAGCTTCCCAGCGCGCCGGATGTCAGCCGCAAAGGGTTTGGGCAATCTTATGCCGGGCTGGATCTGGTGACCAAAACGGTCAGCACCCGTCTCAAACACTATTTCAATAATGATTGGGTTATCACCGGTGGTGTCGGTTACCAGACGGCGGATCGCGGTATGCGAACGTTAACCCATTCCATTACCGACAATCAGGGTTCACTGCGTACCACATTGACACAACCCTATAGCGCCGGGCGGTTCCGGGTGTTGAGCAATACGTTGCAGCTGAACGGCCATATTGATACCGGCGGCTTATCTCACGATGTGGTATTCAGCACCACCGGATTCCAGTGGACCAACTATGCCGCACTGGGCAGCAGCAACCGCTACCTGCTTGGCAACAGCACCATTGACGCACCGGGCGGTTTTAACGATCCGAGCGATGGCCGCTTTTACGCGGGTTCCGGGCGTTACAAAGATAGCCGCAGCACCCAGCAGGCGGTCACCGTGGGAGACACGGTGGCCTTTAACGACCGCTGGTCGGCCATGGGCGTCGTCAGCCAGAGTTGGATCGCTTCGCGTAGCTACGGTGATAACAGCGACATTCAACATGACACCGGCACCAGTCCGACGGTTTCCCTAATGTATAAGGTGCTGCCCAATGTCATGACCTACGTCGCCTATGCGGATTCCCTTGAGCAAGGGGGCGTCGCGCCCACCGGTGCGGCCAACGAAGGCCAGGTATTGAAGCCTTATCGTAGTACCCAATATGAGGCCGGGGTGAAATCCCAATGGGGGAGCGTTAACCTGAATGCCGCGCTATTCCGGTTGGAACGTCCGTTTGCCTATACCAATGCGGTTGACAACATTTACAAAGAGCAAGGTAAGCAGGTCAACAACGGTCTGGAACTGATGGCTGATGGCGAAGTCTGGGATGGTCTGCACCTGTTCGGGAGTATGACGCTGCTCGATCCCAAATTGAAGGAAACCGCGCTGGCGGAAACCCGCAACAAGCGGGTGGTGGGCGTGCCTAAGTTTCAGGCTAACCTGCTGGCGGAGTATAGCCACCCGGCACACCCGGCTCTGGTGTACCAGGCTAATCTGCACTACACCGGTAAGCGAGCGGCTAACGACACCAATACCTCCTGGGCAGCGGGGGTCACCACGCTGGATCTCGGCGCGCGTTACGGCTTTAAACTGCACGATAAAAAGGCGGCACTGCGTGTGATGGTGAATAACGTCACTAACGAGCGCTACTGGGCGTCCATTTTCCCCGGCAGTACTGATGGCAATAACGGTTCCGCCAGCGCTTTCCTGGGCGAACCGCGAGAAATTCGCGCTTCCCTCTCCGTTGACTGGTGA